A region of Amyelois transitella isolate CPQ chromosome 19, ilAmyTran1.1, whole genome shotgun sequence DNA encodes the following proteins:
- the LOC106139988 gene encoding ankyrin repeat and LEM domain-containing protein 1: MGTTYRELFKLYDLIQSGEISSLKCYLRDNIVAINNILPCKGIGLLHLAVGVDPPDKSQEFTEILLKYGADPNLRNDDGITPLHIASIWGRVDNLKLLIGCGGDPSLQDFDGHSSFDYAVKEEQWDVYDYLHNVMDPLDDSFGSPCGYTLDLDKILVTTEEMVAEYAPVTPQHLSSITAPRKSEMIRDWCEKTSLVMNKLYPTIINETYLLENESVPWKSNDFTKNMTLDLTQSRLSGDKLNDTSFKTCLSKKDSDEIDISGIQHLQITSDKSKDCSCGNENKRRDRISIYENFSLPGSPKSITHKNYHTKSSLKKTKCHCKDTKSINTNSLVTNDSESSHKLDKAMVIVQNRTNEWLWSSNEGQTDVKVKNTRRSSASSGVSSNFSSGSIMIANMSEEYKYEDKKEDVVLIEKRLLVSPIVLPLDEAADATSPDQTIVSVASSLPPSVQYDSNTLKEELLKLGFKPGPIQDSTRTLYLKKLQALKKNPMVVKKQGKTYSVELEKSLRDAEWMKNLTPYIELENKTRADFANPNKKWREGAAKTSFTYLLLDPRVTDNLPARASKQDQHLSWITFVNSIFYVGKGKRSRPYSHLYQALTLWKRDFTTSKDKKVQHILDIWSDKVGVICLHIFQNVIPAEAYTYEAAMIDALGLPNLKNLKTGNYYGVTASWPLKERKLLGLYLLYKAMLIFLSEGERQLRPDDID, from the exons atgGGTACAACGTACagggaattatttaaattatacgaCTTGATTCAAAGTGGAGAAATAAG TTCTCTGAAATGTTACCTGAGGGACAATATTGTTGCAATAAACAACATATTACCATGCAAGGGTATTGGCCTACTGCATTTGGCTGTGGGGGTAGACCCTCCGGACAAGTCTCAGGAATTTACAGAGATCTTGTTGAAATATGGGGCAGATCCTAATTTACG TAATGACGATGGTATAACCCCACTTCATATAGCCTCAATATGGGGCCGCGTGGACAACCTAAAACTGCTGATAGGCTGTGGAGGAGATCCATCCCTGCAGGACTTCGACGGCCACTCCTCATTTGACTATGCTGTCAAAGAGGAACAATGGGACGTGTATGACTATTTACACAATGTAATGGATCCCCTTGATGACTCATTTGGCTCTCCCTGTGGATATACTTTAGATTtag ataaaatattagtaacaaCTGAGGAAATGGTTGCTGAATACGCACCTGTAACACCACAGCATCTATCAAGCATAACTGCACCACGAAAATCTGAAATGATCCGAGACTGGTGTGAAAAAACAAGTCTAGTAATGAACAAGTTGTACCCGACCATCATAAATGAGacatatttattagaaaacGAATCTGTACCTTGGAAAAGTAATGATTTTACCAAAAACATGACCCTTGATCTCACACAAAGTAGGTTATCAGGTGATAAACTAAATGATACTAGTTTTAAGACGTGTTTATCTAAGAAAGACTCAGATGAAATTGACATAAGTGGGATACAACACTTGCAAATCACATCGGACAAATCGAAAGACTGTTCCTGTGggaatgaaaacaaaagacGTGACCGTATAAGTATTTACGAGAACTTTTCACTCCCAGGATCTCCAAAAAGCATTACTCACAAAAATTATCATACGAAAAGTAGTTTAAAAAAGACGAAATGTCATTGCAAAGATACAAAATCAATTAATACAAATTCGTTAGTTACGAATGATTCTGAATCATCACACAAATTGGATAAAGCTATGGTTATTGTTCAGAACAGGACAAATGAATGGTTGTGGTCAAGTAATGAAGGTCAAACCGatgttaaagtaaaaaataccaGGAGGTCATCAGCCAGTAGCGGTGTTAGTAGTAACTTCTCTTCGGGCAGTATAATGATAGCAAATATGAGTGAGGAGTATAAGTATGAAGACAAGAAAGAAGATGTTGTGTTGATTGAGAAAAGGTTGCTGGTGTCTCCTATAGT ACTGCCTCTCGACGAAGCGGCGGATGCCACCAGTCCGGACCAAACGATCGTCTCCGTGGCGTCCTCCCTGCCGCCCTCCGTGCAGTACGACAGCAATACTCTCAAGGAGGAACTCCTGAAACTGGGCTTCAAACCCGGACCCATACAGGACTCAACCAGGACACTTTACCTGAAGAAACTGCAGGCACTCAAGAAAAACCCGATGGTCGTCAAAAAACAAGgaaaaa CATACAGCGTGGAACTAGAAAAATCACTTCGCGACGCCGAATGGATGAAAAACCTCACCCCATACATAGAGCTTGAAAACAAAACGCGCGCAGATTTCGCGAACCCAAACAAGAAATGGCGGGAAGGCGCTGCTAAGACTTCCTTCACATATTTACTGTTGGATCCTCGGGTGACAGACAATTTGCCTGCGAGGGCCAGCAAGCAAGACCAACATTTGTCGTGGATTACATTCGTTAATTCAATCTTCTATGTTGGGAaag GTAAACGTTCCCGCCCATACTCTCACTTATACCAAGCTCTGACGCTCTGGAAGCGAGACTTCACCACGTCCAAGGACAAAAAAGTGCAACACATCCTGGACATTTGGTCTGACAAGGTCGGTGTCATCTGCCTTCACATCTTCCAGAATGTCATCCCGGCAGAAGCATATACTTACGAAGCCGCCATGATTGATGCACTAGGCCTTCCTAATTTGAAGAATCTCAAAACGGGAAACTATTACGGCGTGACTGCGTCATGGCCGCTCAAAGAGAGGAAGCTGTTGGGGTTGTACTTACTTTATAAGGCCATGCTTATATTTCTCAGTGAGGGCGAAAGACAGTTGCGGCCGGACGATATAGACTGA
- the LOC106141386 gene encoding alpha-N-acetylgalactosaminidase isoform X1: MHRYNAYTPAPTVKMVILWLLCALSSATALDNGLALTPPMGWLSWERFRCITDCKKYPNECISENLIKRTADLMVSEGYLAAGYNYLGIDDCWLEKNRGDDGRMVPDRERFPSGMKALADYIHSKGLKFGMYEDYGNMTCAGYPGVLGNEELDIATFVEWEIDYLKLDGCYIKPEAMDEGYPNFGKLLNKTGRPILYSCSWPAYQEPENILPNYTAIAEHCNLWRNWDDIEDSWASAAGVMDWFGDNQHRLAQFAGPGHWNDPDMLLIGNFGLTIDQARVQMAVWSILAAPLLMSTDLATIRPEFKEILLNKDIIAIDQDKMGKQGLRVWKKKDSGARKNLEIWKRELFDGSYAMAFVSQRDDGIPYAANFTFDEMSLPKNTYYITNLYKDESDKTLRPDEDFEVRINPLGVKFYKFIPKDNIEETEDSFKNQVMSQILNKI, encoded by the exons aTGCATAGGTACAACGCCTACACACCTGCTCCGACGGTTAAG ATGGTGATTTTGTGGCTACTCTGTGCCCTCTCTTCAGCCACGGCCCTGGACAATGGCCTGGCTCTCACACCACCCATGGGCTGGCTCTCGTGGGAGAGGTTCCGTTGTATCACCGACTGCAAGAAGTACCCTAACGAATGTATAAG TGAAAATCTAATCAAACGCACAGCTGACCTGATGGTGAGCGAGGGTTACCTAGCTGCGGGTTACAACTACTTGGGGATTGACGACTGTTGGCTGGAGAAGAATAGGGGAGACGATGGACGCATGGTGCCCGATAGGGAACGCTTCCCTAGTGGAATGAAGGCACTGGCTGACTAT ATCCACAGCAAAGGGCTCAAATTTGGCATGTACGAAGACTACGGTAATATGACATGCGCTGGCTACCCAGGAGTGCTTGGGAATGAGGAGTTGGACATAGCCACGTTCGTAGAGTGGGAGATTGACTATCTCAAGCTGGACGGCTGCTACATCAAACCTGAGGCTATGGATGAAG GTTACCCGAATTTCGGCAAATTGTTGAACAAAACTGGACGGCCTATACTGTATTCCTGCAGTTGGCCAGCTTATCAGGAGCctgaaaatatatta CCAAACTACACAGCGATAGCTGAACACTGCAACCTGTGGAGGAACTGGGACGACATCGAGGACTCGTGGGCGTCCGCGGCCGGCGTCATGGACTGGTTCGGGGACAACCAGCACCGGCTGGCGCAGTTCGCGGGCCCCGGACATTGGAACGACCCGGACATG TTGTTAATAGGTAACTTCGGTTTAACCATCGATCAAGCGCGAGTACAAATGGCAGTTTGGTCAATTCTGGCGGCGCCTCTGCTCATGAGCACGGACTTGGCGACCATAAGGCCGGAATTCAAGGAGATTCTTCTTAATAAGGACATAATAGCTATTGATCAGGATAAGATGGGAAAGCAAGGGCTAAGAGTTTGGAAGAAAAAGGATTCTGGAGCG AGGAAAAACCTGGAGATTTGGAAACGCGAGCTGTTTGACGGTTCATACGCCATGGCGTTCGTCAGTCAGAGGGACGATGGTATACCGTACGCCGCCAACTTTACCTTCGATGAGATGAGTCTGCCCAAGAATACTTACTATATAAcg AACCTGTATAAGGATGAAAGTGATAAAACTTTGAGGCCGGATGAAGATTTTGAAGTACGAATAAATCCTCTAG gagttaagttttacaaatttataccAAAGGACAACATAGAAGAGACTGAAGATAGTTTTAAGAACCAAGTTATGTCACAGATACtgaacaaaatttaa
- the LOC106141386 gene encoding alpha-N-acetylgalactosaminidase isoform X2, which translates to MVILWLLCALSSATALDNGLALTPPMGWLSWERFRCITDCKKYPNECISENLIKRTADLMVSEGYLAAGYNYLGIDDCWLEKNRGDDGRMVPDRERFPSGMKALADYIHSKGLKFGMYEDYGNMTCAGYPGVLGNEELDIATFVEWEIDYLKLDGCYIKPEAMDEGYPNFGKLLNKTGRPILYSCSWPAYQEPENILPNYTAIAEHCNLWRNWDDIEDSWASAAGVMDWFGDNQHRLAQFAGPGHWNDPDMLLIGNFGLTIDQARVQMAVWSILAAPLLMSTDLATIRPEFKEILLNKDIIAIDQDKMGKQGLRVWKKKDSGARKNLEIWKRELFDGSYAMAFVSQRDDGIPYAANFTFDEMSLPKNTYYITNLYKDESDKTLRPDEDFEVRINPLGVKFYKFIPKDNIEETEDSFKNQVMSQILNKI; encoded by the exons ATGGTGATTTTGTGGCTACTCTGTGCCCTCTCTTCAGCCACGGCCCTGGACAATGGCCTGGCTCTCACACCACCCATGGGCTGGCTCTCGTGGGAGAGGTTCCGTTGTATCACCGACTGCAAGAAGTACCCTAACGAATGTATAAG TGAAAATCTAATCAAACGCACAGCTGACCTGATGGTGAGCGAGGGTTACCTAGCTGCGGGTTACAACTACTTGGGGATTGACGACTGTTGGCTGGAGAAGAATAGGGGAGACGATGGACGCATGGTGCCCGATAGGGAACGCTTCCCTAGTGGAATGAAGGCACTGGCTGACTAT ATCCACAGCAAAGGGCTCAAATTTGGCATGTACGAAGACTACGGTAATATGACATGCGCTGGCTACCCAGGAGTGCTTGGGAATGAGGAGTTGGACATAGCCACGTTCGTAGAGTGGGAGATTGACTATCTCAAGCTGGACGGCTGCTACATCAAACCTGAGGCTATGGATGAAG GTTACCCGAATTTCGGCAAATTGTTGAACAAAACTGGACGGCCTATACTGTATTCCTGCAGTTGGCCAGCTTATCAGGAGCctgaaaatatatta CCAAACTACACAGCGATAGCTGAACACTGCAACCTGTGGAGGAACTGGGACGACATCGAGGACTCGTGGGCGTCCGCGGCCGGCGTCATGGACTGGTTCGGGGACAACCAGCACCGGCTGGCGCAGTTCGCGGGCCCCGGACATTGGAACGACCCGGACATG TTGTTAATAGGTAACTTCGGTTTAACCATCGATCAAGCGCGAGTACAAATGGCAGTTTGGTCAATTCTGGCGGCGCCTCTGCTCATGAGCACGGACTTGGCGACCATAAGGCCGGAATTCAAGGAGATTCTTCTTAATAAGGACATAATAGCTATTGATCAGGATAAGATGGGAAAGCAAGGGCTAAGAGTTTGGAAGAAAAAGGATTCTGGAGCG AGGAAAAACCTGGAGATTTGGAAACGCGAGCTGTTTGACGGTTCATACGCCATGGCGTTCGTCAGTCAGAGGGACGATGGTATACCGTACGCCGCCAACTTTACCTTCGATGAGATGAGTCTGCCCAAGAATACTTACTATATAAcg AACCTGTATAAGGATGAAAGTGATAAAACTTTGAGGCCGGATGAAGATTTTGAAGTACGAATAAATCCTCTAG gagttaagttttacaaatttataccAAAGGACAACATAGAAGAGACTGAAGATAGTTTTAAGAACCAAGTTATGTCACAGATACtgaacaaaatttaa
- the LOC106132493 gene encoding hydroxymethylglutaryl-CoA synthase 1 produces the protein MGGRVENVGVLAMELYVPSQYVDQTELEKYNGVSPGKYTVGLGQSKMGFCSDREDIQSLCLTVLHRLIEKNNINLHDIGRLEVGTETIIDKSKSVKTFLMTLFAKEGATDIEGIDTTNACYGGTAALFNAINWVESSSWDGRKAIVVAGDIAVYGKGPARPTGGAGAVALLIGPNAPLVFDRGVRASYMAHAYDFYKPDLASEFPIVDGKLSIKCYLSALDSCYNLFCKKMRKTDPSFQGLLSLDGMLFHSPYCKLVQKSLARVCFNDFLNSPPEVREQQFPGLSKFKDYQLADTYFDRDVENAFMTYSQELFEEKTKPSLYISRNVGNMYTPSLYGSLASYLVSKSPEQLVGKKFALFSYGSGLASTMYSINICDDVSKLNGLIDSLKESVSLLDKRESVDPAVFSDIMDLRTANYHTAPYKPSGSIDVLFPGTYYLTNIDDQRRRTYDRKV, from the coding sequence ATGGGAGGCCGAGTCGAGAATGTTGGCGTGCTCGCCATGGAATTATACGTGCCATCCCAGTATGTGGACCAAACGGAGTTAGAGAAGTATAACGGCGTCTCCCCGGGAAAGTATACAGTTGGATTGGGCCAGAGTAAAATGGGATTCTGCTCGGACAGAGAAGATATTCAATCTCTATGTTTAACGGTACTTCACAGATTGatagagaaaaataatataaatttacatgaCATAGGCCGCCTGGAAGTGGGTACTGAAACTATCATAGACAAAAGCAAAAGTGTTAAAACTTTTCTCATGACCTTGTTTGCCAAAGAAGGTGCCACAGATATTGAGGGCATTGACACCACGAATGCTTGTTATGGTGGCACTGCTGCTCTATTTAATGCTATTAATTGGGTGGAATCTTCATCTTGGGATGGAAGAAAAGCTATAGTTGTGGCTGGTGACATTGCAGTGTACGGCAAAGGTCCAGCGAGGCCCACAGGAGGAGCTGGTGCAGTGGCTCTTCTTATTGGTCCGAATGCACCCCTAGTGTTTGATCGTGGTGTGCGAGCCTCGTATATGGCACATGCTTATGATTTCTACAAACCCGACCTGGCATCAGAGTTCCCGATTGTTGATGGAAAACTGTCAATCAAATGCTACCTCAGTGCTTTAGAtagttgttataatttattttgtaagaaaatgaGGAAGACCGACCCCAGCTTTCAGGGCCTATTAAGTTTAGATGGAATGTTGTTCCACTCACCATATTGCAAGTTGGTGCAGAAATCTTTAGCTAGAGTTTGTTTCAATGACTTTCTGAATTCACCCCCAGAAGTCAGAGAACAGCAATTCCCAGGGTTGTCAAAGTTTAAGGACTACCAACTAGCAGACACCTACTTTGACAGAGATGTAGAAAATGCCTTCATGACATACAGTCAGGAGTTATtcgaagaaaaaacaaagcCTTCACTTTACATATCCCGTAATGTTGGCAACATGTACACACCATCTCTTTATGGAAGTTTAGCTTCTTATCTTGTCAGCAAATCTCCTGAACAATTAGTAGGAAAGAAGTTTGCATTATTCTCTTATGGGTCAGGGCTTGCATCAACTatgtattcaataaatatttgtgatgATGTTTCCAAGTTAAATGGCTTGATTGATTCATTAAAGGAATCTGTGTCCTTGTTAGACAAAAGAGAGAGTGTTGACCCTGCTGTGTTTTCTGATATCATGGACTTGAGGACTGCCAACTATCACACAGCCCCATACAAGCCTTCAGGCTCCATAGATGTATTGTTCCCTGGTACATATTACCTCACAAACATTGATGACCAAAGACGACGTACATATGATAgaaaagtttga